The Populus trichocarpa isolate Nisqually-1 chromosome 2, P.trichocarpa_v4.1, whole genome shotgun sequence genome has a window encoding:
- the LOC7495153 gene encoding uncharacterized protein LOC7495153, with the protein MEGAEKMESKDKPLKSQVAVRCAKAAILLSLLKSFPNRHFTTSIDDQREEKEMMMREIGDLKMELARERLKSKRIKLCGLMEVILQVMAVLSISTFLLVIVLMQG; encoded by the exons ATGGAAGGAGCAGAGAAGATGGAGAGCAAAGACAAACCTCTAAAATCACAAGTCGCCGTTCGATGTGCCAAAGCTGCCATTCTTCTCTCCTTGCTCAAATCGTTCCCAAATCGCCACTTTACAACTTCAATCGACGACCAGAGAGAG GAGAAGGAGATGATGATGAGAGAGATCGGCGATCTGAAGATGGAATTGGCGAGGGAGCGATTGAAGAGTAAGAGGATCAAACTCTGTGGCTTGATGGAAGTGATTCTTCAGGTCATGGCTGTGCTTTCTATTTCAACTTTCCTTTTAGTGATTGTGCTCATGCAAGGTTGA